One genomic region from Clarias gariepinus isolate MV-2021 ecotype Netherlands chromosome 22, CGAR_prim_01v2, whole genome shotgun sequence encodes:
- the her12 gene encoding hairy-related 12 — protein MAPHSVLFSTFDHQRFTDKDKFKLRKPMVEKMRRDRINNCIDQLKKLLENELRRQDPNTKLEKADILEMTVSFLKQQQRCPEVLAQRDYNQGYSQCWRESLHFLNVHSNGRQSTEKVQQIHERSKTELSHGSSVHSSKHSHGAPQQPNKPVWRPW, from the exons ATGGCTCCACACTCAGTTCTATTTTCCACCTTTGACCACCAGAGATTTACCGATAAGGATAAATTTAAG CTGAGAAAGCCTATGGTTGAAAAAATGCGCAGAGACCGCATCAACAACTGCATCGATCAGCTGAAGAAGCTGTTGGAGAACGAGCTCCGCAGGCAAGACCCAAACACCAAGCTAGAGAAAGCTGACATTCTGGAGATGACCGTTAGCTTTCTGAAGCAGCAGCAGCGGTGTCCAGAAGTACTGGCTCAGAGAGACTATAACCAAGGTTACTCACAGTGCTGGAGGGAGTCACTGCATTTCCTTAACGTCCACTCCAACGGAAGACAATCTACCGAGAAAGTCCAACAGATCCACGAAAGATCCAAAACAGAGCTCAGCCATGGTTCATCCGTGCACAGCTCCAAACACAGCCACGGTGCTCCGCAACAGCCCAACAAGCCTGTCTGGAGGCCCTGGTAG
- the LOC128510332 gene encoding taste receptor type 1 member 1, which yields MVRLLFETLLLGCFWSCCDGTGLQNKGDITIFGMFPLHNVARTISTMPQLADCNLGTANSHGYYLMQALRYAVEEINNSSQLLPGITLGYQAYDICSLQASILGTVTILAQQYNRVKVKPLAIALIGPDSSSYSFTPATALGNFLVPEISYEASDELLSNKQLYPSFFRTIPSDKNQVTAMLEILVRYNWTWIALLGSDNSYGLQAMLSVSQQASDYNVCIPYQAVVPSLSNDTQQRMRDIVKNIIKAKVNTIVVFSSKRIAKGFFSIVVEQNVTGKVWIGSEDWSIATLVSGIPGINTIGTVLGVSLKYTPFDGFQDFVNRDITNLKNIKNNFSEMSVPCLQNTHLYQMAMAQYPLVKYDIISSFNVYQAVYAVAYALHQALGCDLKTCQNTEIQPWQLFRCLKQARISIRNTTLYFDRYGNPPTGYDIVTWIWINKTWSLRTVGSFNLKPPGLQLDASQLPWVGHVSNITYFNMPESRCSPECPYGYRRLQIGQQKCCFKCMECPASTFLNKTGSTSCQPCNKYQWSPSGNEECLQKTILYLRWGDPLTVVLLVLVALTLLLTLGTALIFLLNLNTPVVKSAGGKTCLLMLSSLTVAACSSLCLFSTPSRASCLFKNSLFIFSFTVCLNCMTVRAFQVVCIFKWSAKLPAFYDSWVKNRGPDIFILVTSLFEFFISFLCTSLNAPLPSADYDFYFDSIVLQCSKTMAVVLPQYLYVFVLTVICFCLSYMGKDLPANYSEAKCITFSLMIYIISWITFFTTYSVNRGTLTMALEVFATLSSVLGILGGYFFPKVYIILFRPKMNTTVHFQNCIQMYTMTKL from the exons ATGGTTCGGCTCTTATTTGAGACGTTGCTGTTGGGATGTTTCTGGAGCTGCTGTGATGGCACTGGACTCCAGAATAAAGGGGATATTACTATCTTTGGCATGTTTCCTCTCCACAATGTGGCCCGAACTATCTCGACTATGCCTCAGCTGGCTGATTGCAACCT AGGAACTGCCAACAGCCATGGCTACTACTTGATGCAGGCTCTGCGCTATGCTGTGGAGGAGATCAACAACAGCAGTCAACTCCTGCCTGGTATCACTTTAGGCTACCAGGCATATGACATTTGCTCGCTTCAAGCTAGTATTCTGGGCACGGTGACAATCTTAGCTCAGCAGTATAACAGAGTGAAAGTGAAGCCTCTAGCGATTGCCCTCATTGGACCAGATAGCAGCAGCTACAGCTTTACTCCAGCTACTGCACTCGGTAACTTTCTTGTGCCTGAG ATCTCCTATGAAGCATCAGATGAACTTCTGAGCAACAAACAGCTCTATCCATCTTTCTTCCGCACCATTCCTAGTGATAAAAACCAGGTGACAGCCATGCTTGAGATTCTTGTAAGATACAACTGGACCTGGATAGCTCTTCTTGGCAGTGACAATTCATATGGCTTGCAGGCAATGTTGAGCGTATCGCAGCAAGCATCAGATTACAATGTCTGTATTCCATATCAAGCAGTGGTTCCGAGCCTCAGTAACGACACACAGCAGCGGATGCGAGACATCGTCAAGAATATCATCAAAGCCAAAGTGAATACCATAGTAGTGTTTTCCAGCAAGCGAATAGCCAAAGGGTTTTTTTCAATTGTGGTAGAACAGAATGTGACTGGGAAGGTGTGGATTGGGTCTGAGGACTGGTCAATAGCAACCTTAGTATCTGGAATCCCAGGAATCAATACTATTGGAACTGTCTTGGGTGTGTCCTTAAAATATACACCTTTCGATGGTTTCCAAGATTTTGTGAACCGGGACATAACTAaccttaaaaacattaaaaacaatttcAGTGAAATGAGTGTCCCATGCTTACAGAACACACATCTGTACCAAATGGCAATGGCACAATATCCTCTGGTGAAATATGATATCATCTCTTCGTTTAATGTGTATCAGGCGGTATATGCAGTTGCTTATGCATTGCACCAGGCTCTCGGATGTGATTTGAAAACATGTCAGAACACTGAAATACAGCCATGGCAG CTCTTTCGATGTTTAAAACAAGCAAGGATCTCCATCAGAAATACAACATTGTACTTTGATAGGTATGGAAACCCACCCACTGGATATGACATTGTCACATGGATATGGATTAATAAAACCTGGTCCCTCAGAACAGTGGGATCGTTCAACTTAAAACCTCCAGGTCTTCAGTTGGATGCTTCACAGCTACCATGGGTGGGACATGTTTCAAATATAACCTACTTTAAT ATGCCTGAGTCACGTTGTTCCCCAGAATGTCCCTATGGGTACAGAAGACTGCAGATTGGACAACAAAAGTGCTGTTTCAAATGCATGGAATGTCCGGCTTCCACTTTCCTCAACAAAACTG GCTCTACCAGCTGCCAGCCATGCAACAAATATCAGTGGTCTCCATCTGGGAATGAGGAATGTCTGCAGAAAACCATTCTATACCTGCGATGGGGTGACCCGTTGACTGTTGTTCTCCTGGTTCTCGTGGCACTGACACTGCTGCTCACCCTGGGCACTGCTCTTATCTTCCTACTTAACTTAAATACCCCAGTTGTAAAGTCTGCAGGTGGCAAGACATGTCTGCTAATGCTGTCGTCTCTCACCGTAGCTGCCTGCAGCTCattgtgccttttcagcacgcCCTCCCGAGCATCCTGTCTGTTCAAAAATTCCCTCTTCATCTTCAGTTTCACCGTCTGCCTAAACTGCATGACTGTCCGTGCCTTCCAG GTGGTGTGCATATTCAAGTGGTCTGCAAAGCTTCCCGCATTCTACGATTCCTGGGTGAAAAATCGAGGCCCTGATATCTTCATCCTGGTCACCTCTTTGTTCGAGTTCTTCATCTCTTTTCTCTGTACAAGCCTAAATGCACCTCTCCCCTCAGCTGACTATGACTTCTACTTTGACAGCATTGTATTACAGTGCAGTAAGACCATGGCAGTAGTGCTTCCacaatatttatatgtatttgtaCTGACTGTAATATGTTTTTGCTTGAGCTACATGGGTAAAGATTTACCAGCCAATTACAGTGAGGCCAAGTGCATAACATTCAGCCTGATgatctatataatctcctggaTCACCTTCTTCACCACCTACAGTGTTAATAGAGGGACTTTAACTATGGCTTTGGAGGTATTTGCCACACTTTCTAGTGTTCTTGGAATACTCGGTGGATACTTTTTCCCTAAAGtgtacatcattttatttcGACCAAAAATGAATACAACTGTGCACTTTCAAAACTGTATACAAATGTATACCATGACTAAACTGTGA
- the LOC128510330 gene encoding transcription factor HES-5-like, with protein MAVPFELPYWLQTVRNSSKPRTHTFICRLESINRGGSERELRTTQIFFTQRANRRNTAMAPTITASTINSNHLLPLTNKLRKPIVEKMRRERINSSIEKLKSLLGGEFLKQQPDSRQEKADILEMTVYFLRQQQEQSHKKSSCSIEAGEGYSRCVQEAINFLSQCQVHAQSQRRLLSHFLTMQPSMEKSRSVVPQLSSPACQISSKEETSSCGGLWRPW; from the exons ATGGCTG TCCCATTCGAGCTTCCCTATTGGCTGCAGACTGTGAGAAACTCCAGCAAACCCAGGACTCACACATTCATATGCAGATTAGAGAGTATAAATAGaggagggagcgagagagagctcAGAACAACTCAGATCTTCTTTACACAGAGAGCTAACAGGAGAAACACAGCCATGGCTCCTACAATCACTGCATCAACCATTAACTCCAACCACCTTCTTCCACTTACTAATAAG CTGAGAAAGCCGATAGTGGAGAAGATGCGTAGAGAACGCATCAACAGCAGCATCGAGAAGCTCAAGTCTCTGCTGGGTGGAGAATTCCTAAAGCAACAGCCTGATTCCAGACAGGAGAAAGCCGATATCCTGGAGATGACAGTTTATTTCCTGAGACAGCAGCAGGAACAGTCCCATAAGAAGTCGAGCTGCTCCATCGAGGCTGGTGAAGGTTACAGCAGGTGTGTGCAGGAGGCCATCAACTTCCTGTCTCAGTGTCAAGTCCACGCTCAGTCCCAGAGAAGACTGCTCAGCCACTTCCTCACCATGCAGCCTTCCATGGAGAAGAGCAGAAGTGTTGTTCCTCAGCTCAGCTCTCCAGCCTGCCAGATCAGCAGTAAAGAGGAGACTTCAAGCTGCGGTGGCCTCTGGAGACCCTGGTAG
- the LOC128510331 gene encoding transcription factor HES-5-like — translation MIRIPFELAYWLQTVRNSSKPRTHTFICRLESINRGGSERELRTTQIFFTPRANRGNTAMAPTITASTINSNHLLPLTNKLRKPIVEKMRRERINSSIEKLKSLLGGEFLKQQPDSRQEKADILEMTVYFLRQQQEQSRKKSSCSIEAGEGYSRCVQEAINFLSQCQVHAQSQRRLLSHFLTMQPSMEKSRSVVPQLSSPACQISSKEETPSCGGLWRPW, via the exons ATGATCAGAA TCCCATTCGAGCTCGCCTATTGGCTGCAGACTGTGAGAAACTCCAGCAAACCCAGGACTCACACATTCATATGCAGATTAGAGAGTATAAATAGaggagggagcgagagagagctcAGAACAACTCAGATCTTCTTCACACCAAGAGCTAACAGGGGAAACACAGCCATGGCTCCTACAATCACTGCATCAACTATCAACTCCAACCACCTTCTTCCACTTACTAATAAG CTGAGAAAGCCGATAGTGGAGAAGATGCGTAGAGAACGCATCAACAGCAGCATCGAGAAGCTCAAGTCTCTGCTGGGTGGAGAATTCCTAAAGCAACAGCCTGATTCCAGACAGGAGAAAGCCGATATCCTGGAGATGACAGTTTATTTCCTGAGACAGCAGCAGGAACAGTCCCGTAAGAAGTCGAGCTGCTCCATCGAGGCTGGTGAAGGTTACAGCAGGTGTGTGCAGGAGGCCATCAACTTCCTGTCTCAGTGTCAAGTCCACGCTCAGTCCCAGAGAAGACTGCTCAGCCACTTCCTCACCATGCAGCCTTCCATGGAGAAGAGCAGAAGTGTTGTTCCTCAGCTCAGCTCTCCAGCCTGCCAGATCAGCAGTAAAGAGGAGACTCCAAGCTGCGGTGGTCTCTGGAGACCCTGGTAG
- the rnf207b gene encoding RING finger protein 207 isoform X3: MYYCNTCNQPLCGNCREATHKAKMFSRHEIVSLAKRTKEAHKKCALHEELYIMFSTEKKSMLCINCFRDMPVESRAHCIDIETAYMQGCEKLDQAVLAVKELQTSAREAIVLLKAMIGEVRANVDEEESAICTLFNSMQEKLAERKKILLKAAQSQHEEKERAFKEQLSHLAALLPTLQVHLVTCSAFLSSANKFEFLDMGYQLMERLKKIVKLPHRLRPSQSSKINTEYRSEFARCLEPLLLLGQRRSVSTAGSLSGLGNSSGLLPSVTCHSPTGGHMMLDSSGVRKTTSHRYISTKVLLAEGGENPFTDHCRNYENSYKNLQTEIQKLKDQVQEIHRDLTKHHSLIKTDTMSEILDRSLEMEGEISSEYATVEMMRAMFEEIWEETYQRVANEQEIYEAQLYDLVQLKQENSFLTTIARQIGLYICSLSKVKERLEPRLKEPKELKDDCKETMLKMYEDSSITAEAEPSNELTSPHEDYRTLNLSDDSSLKGKDLYRLNKQKCTSETSHCISVKP; the protein is encoded by the exons CACTCCATGAAGAACTATACATCATGTTCTCTACAGAAAAGAAGTCTATGCTTTGCATCAACTGTTTCAGAGACATGCCAGT GGAAAGCAGAGCGCACTGCATTGATATTGAGACAGCCTATATGCAAGGCTGTGAAAAACTGGACCAAGCCGTTTTA GCTGTGAAGGAGCTCCAGACCTCAGCACGAGAAGCCATTGTTCTACTGAAAGCTATGATTGGAGAGGTCAGGGCAAATGTGGACGAGGAGGAGAGTGCAATTTGTACCCTTTTTAACAGCATGCAG GAAAAACttgcagagagaaagaagaTTCTTCTTAAGGCAGCTCAAAG TCAACATGAGGAGAAGGAACGGGCTTTTAAAGAGCAGCTGTCACATCTGGCTGCACTGCTGCCAACTCTCCAG GTCCATCTGGTTACATGCTCGGCTTTCCTTAGTTCAGCAAATAAGTTTGAGTTTTTAGACATGGGTTAT CAACTGATGGAGAGGCTAAAGAAGATTGTAAAGCTGCCTCATAGACTGAGGCCATCCCAGAGCAGTAAG ATAAACACGGAGTATCGATCTGAATTTGCCCGCTGTCTGGAGCCCCTGTTACTTCTGGGTCAGCGACGCTCAGTGTCCACAGCTGGCAGCCTCTCAGGACTGGGCAATAGCAGTGGACT GCTACCATCTGTGACCTGTCACTCCCCGACAGGCGGACATATGATGCTAGATTCTTCAGGGGTCCGAAAGACCACTTCTCACCGCTACATCAGCACTAAAGTCCTTCTGGCTGAGGGAGGAGAGAATCCCTTCACAGATCATTGTCGGAATTATGAGAACAGCTACAAG AATTTGCAGACAGAAATCCAGAAGCTTAAGGACCAGGTACAGGAGATTCACAGAGACCTAACTAAACATCATTCCCTCATAAAGACAGACACCATGAGCGAGATCCTGGACAGGTCTCTGGAGATGGAAGGAGAGATCTCATCTGAATATGCAACTGTTGAGATGATGAGAGCAATGTTTGAAGAG ATCTGGGAGGAGACCTACCAAAGGGTGGCAAATGAGCAAGAAATTTATGAAG CACAACTTTATGACTTAGTTCAGTTGAAGCAAGAGAATTCTTTTCTGACGACTATTGCTCGGCAAATAGGTCTCTACATCTGTTCTTTATCGAAGGTGAAGGAGCGCCTCGAACCCAG GCTTAAGGAGCCAAAGGAGCTTAAAGATGACTGCAAGGAGACCATGCTGAAAATGTATGAGGACAGCAGCATAACAGCTGAAGCAGAGCCCAG CAATGAACTCACGTCTCCCCATGAAGACTATCGCACTCTAAACCTATCCGACGACTCCAGTCTCAAAGGCAAGGACCTGTACAGGCTGAACAAGCAGAAATGCACCAGCGAGACAAGCCACTGCATTTCTGTTAAACCATAA
- the icmt gene encoding protein-S-isoprenylcysteine O-methyltransferase, whose amino-acid sequence MAGSKLVLEGRISITSFLLGLVVIIIPLLVKFGSHIDWIFDYLTGVNGKIAIALYITVINGFLLIIYRGPLYKVAVRACFLGFVFGCGLIISFADTTWRHFGWYWCSLSFFHYTEYLVTAIINPRSLSLDSFLLNHSVEYTVAAISSWMEFIVEKLLIPDLKQLNWICFMGLIMVLCGEGLRKFAMLTAGSNFNHIVQNEKAQSHVLVTNGVYSFFRHPAYVGWFYWSIGTQIMLCNPLCLLAYTLASWRFFKERVEEEEISLIHFFGEDYIEYKKKVPTGLPFISGIRVNS is encoded by the exons ATGGCAGGCAGTAAGTTGGTGCTGGAAGGGAGGATAAGTATTACAAGCTTTCTTTTAGGTcttgttgtaataataatacccCTGTTGGTAAAGTTTGGTTCGCATATTGATTGGATATTCGATTACCTCACGGGTGTTAACGGGAAAATAGCAATTGCGCTTTATATCACAGTTATCAACGGGTTCCTGCTAATCATTTACAGGGGACCTCTTTACAAG GTCGCTGTGCGAGCTTGCTTTCTAGGCTTTGTCTTCGGATGTGGCTTGATCATAAGTTTTGCAGACACCACATGGAGACACTTTGGCTG GTACTGGTGTTCACTAAGTTTCTTCCACTACACTGAGTACCTGGTCACAGCCATTATCAACCCTCGCAGTCTGTCTCTAGACTCCTTCCTGCTCAACCACAGCGTTGAATACACCGTTGCAGCAATCTCTTCCTGGATGGAGTTTATTGTGGAAAAGCTGCTTATTCCAG ATCTGAAGCAACTGAATTGGATCTGTTTTATGGGATTGATAATGGTGTTGTGTGGAGAAGGTCTGCGCAAGTTTGCCATGCTGACAGCAGGCTCTAACTTCAACCACATAGTGCAGAACGAGAAGGCTCAGAGCCACGTGCTGGTAACCAACGGGGTCTATTCATTTTTCAGACACCCCGCATATGTGGGCTGGTTCTACTGGAGCATCGGTACTCAG ATAATGCTGTGCAACCCGTTATGCCTCTTGGCTTATACACTGGCTAGCTGGCGGTTCTTCAAAGAGCGTGTCGAGGAGGAGGAGATCTCTCTGATCCATTTCTTCGGAGAGGATTACATCGAGTACAAAAAGAAAGTCCCTACAGGTTTGCCCTTTATCTCAGGCATCAGGGTAAACTCATAA